The following is a genomic window from Mycolicibacterium sp. TY81.
GCGCACCCAGCATCGCAAACCCGACGACGAACGACAGCACACAGCACACCGTGAAGACCGGGTTCGCGAACAGACGGATCGGCAGAATCGGTTCGGGCGCACGGCGTTCCACCATGACGAAGCCTGCGATGGCCACGGCCGAGGCGACGAACAATCCGATGATCGTCGCCGAGCCCCAGGCATACGTGGTGCCGCCCCAGCTGGTCGCCAGCGTCAGGCCGGCAGCGCCGAGGCCGACCAGCACGATGCCCGCGTAGTCGACGACGGGTCGCCCGGCGCGCGCCAGTTCGGGTATGGCAACTGCCGCGATCCCGATGACCACCACCGCCACCGGCACGTTGATCCAGAACGCCCACCGCCACCCCAGATGGTCGGTGAACAGCCCGCCGAGCAACGGGCCGACGACGGTCGTGACACCGAACACCGCGCCCAAAGCGCCTTGGTACTTGCCTCTTTCGCGCAGCGGGATGACCTCACCGATCACCGCGACGGCCGTCACGGTGATGGCGCCACCACCCAGGCCCTGCAGTGCCCGCGACGCGACGAGCATCCCCATCGATCCCGAGAGCCCACACAGGACCGAGCCGGCCAGGAACAGCAGGATCGCGACCTGGAACACCTTCTTGCGGCCGAAGATGTCACCGAGCTTGCCGACCACCGCGGTCACGATCGTCGAGGCGAGCAGGTAACTGGTGACGACCCAGGACTGATGGCCGGCGCCGCCGAGGTCGGCGACGACGGTCGGCAGGGCTGTCGCCACGATGGTCTGGTCGAGCGCGGCCAGCAGCATCCCGAGGACGACGGCCAGGAAGACGAAGTTGCGCTGGCGGATACCGGGAGCTGCGTCCGGCACCTCAGCGGGGTTCTGTGTGGTCATGGCTGTCATGAGCCGGCTGACCTCAGGTCTGGGCCGGACTGCTCGCCAATGCCTCGGTGATGGCCTCGCAGAACGCCGGTAGATCGGAGGGCGAACGGCTGGTGATGAGATTGCCGTCGATACACACTGCTTCATCGACGACGGTGGCCCCGGCGTTACGCAGATCGGTGCGCACACTCGGGTAGCTGGTCACCTTGCGGTCGCGCACGACATCGGCCTCGACGAGGGTCCACGGGCCGTGACAGATGGCGGCGACGGGCTTGCCGGAGCGCACGAAGTCGCCGACGAACGCCACCGCGGTGTCGTCGACCCGCAACTTGTCGGGGTTCACCGTGCCGCCCGGCAGGATCAGCGCGTCGAATGCGTCGACGCGCACCTCACCGACGGTGCGGTCCACCGCGATGCTGCCCGCCGGTTCGAGGTCGTGATTGCGGGCCTGGATTTCACCGGCCTTGATCGACAACACCTCGACGGCGCCGCCGGCCTCCTCCACCGCGGCGCGCGGTTCCTCGAGCTCGACTCTCTCGACCCCGTCGGCGGCCAGGATGGCGATCCGGCGGCCTTGCAGTTCCTTGAGCACCTGGGTGGGCTACCCGTGTCGGCTACTCCGGAAACACGCGCGTCGCCGGTGGGGGACTGTCGACAATTGCCGGCAACACGAAGGTCCGGAGGTAGTTCCGCGCCACCGTCGGATCGCTGCTGCCGGGCACCACGTCCAGCAGCAGGCTCAGTGCCGTCGAGATGAGGAACTGCGCAAGGTCATGCGGATGCAGGCCGGGCCGGAACTGGCCCGTCGTGCTGTTGGCGAGCATGCCTTCGACCATCGACTGGACCGTCCTGGTCAGCGAGCCGTCGTTGGCGATGAGCATGGCGACGGCGCCGTCGGGCGTCTGGTCGGCGATGGTTTGCAGCAGTGGATCGTGCACCAGCTGCGTCGCGACGATGACGAGGCTGTCGATCAGCAGATCGACCGGCGTGGCGTCGGCGGCCACCTGCTGCAGCATCGTCAGCATGTGCCGTTGGGTGGTGCGTTGCACCAACGCTGCGATCAGTTCTTTCCGGGTGGCGAACTGCCGGTAGATCGCGCTGCGCGAGTAGCCGGCTTCGGCGGCGATGACCTCCATGGTGAAGGTCCCGCTGCCACCGTCGATGAAGAACTGCTCCGCGGCGTCGAGCAGTACCTGCCGGGCCTGCTCGGTGTTGTTGCCGCCACCGACCGGACGCCCGCGGGGCCTGCGCTGCGGTGCTGACACTCGACTGTCCTGTCGGGGATTGGGAGCGATGGGGATCACCAGTATGCCGCAGGCAAGTGGGGCGCCCCGTGCGCTAATGCAACATCTAAACCAATTTGTTCATTTTCCTCCCACGCGCCGCGCTGCGGGCTAGCGTGCGGTTGATGACGGGGTGGTCGAGAGCGGTTTGGGTGATGCTGGCCGCGGGGTGTCTGGCGCTGTGGCTGCCGATGGCGCCGGTGTGGGCCGACGATGCATCCGGTGCCGCGCACAGCGTGGGGGACGCGTCGCACCCCACCGCTTCGCAGCCGACGACGTCACCGGCAGGGACGGCGTCACAGGCTGGGGCGGCGCCGGCCGGGAAGTCGAAGCCCGCGACTGATCCGCATGCGCGCAAGTCCGCCGACCATTCCTCGCGGACCAAGAAGGCCAAAGACGCCACCAAACCCGACAAGGGCGCGCCCGACAAGGCCTCGGTGACGCGACCCACCGCGCCGGAGAAAGCGGTCCGGGCGCAGGCGGCTCGACCCAAGCCGACACTGCCGGCGGTGAAGCTTCCGAACGCGTTGCCGGCCAAGCGGTCTCAGGTTCCAGCCGTCTCCGCTGCGCAACCGGTTTCAGCGACGGCATCGCAGCCGAGTGCCGTGGTCAAGACGGCGGCAGCCGCAGCCACGACCACCAGCGCCACGACCACGAGCGCCGTGACCACCGGTGCCACGACCACCGACACCCCGACCGCGGCGGTGAAAACCGCACGGCCCAGCCTGATCAACGTCATCGGGTCGTTCGTGTTCAACGTGATCGGCAGCGCCATGCTCGCGTTCGCCGGCCCGCCGGTGCTGCCGCGGGGCAGCACAGTCACGGTCAAGGTGTCCAGCCTGGCCATGCCGGGCACCGGGCAGAAGGTCCAGGCGAACTGGTATTTCCCGGAGCACGCGGATTCGGCGACCCGGGTGATCTATTTCCAGCACGGCTTCATGGCCGTCGCCCCGATGTACAGCTACACGCTGGCCGCACTGGCGCAGGGCACCAACAGCATCGTGGTGGCTCCGACGTTGTCCTCCAACGCGTTTGATTCCAAGGCGCGGTGGCTCGGCGGTTCGGCAGACCAGCAGGCGGTGGCCGACCTGTTCGCCGGTGATCGCGCGTCACTGACCGAAAGTGCCGGCGCCGCAGCCGGACACGAGGTGACGCTACCCACGAAGTTCATCCTGGTCGGCCATTCGCTCGGCGGCGCGCTGGTGAGTTCGGCCGCCGGCCGCATGGTGGACAACGGTGCGGTCGCGAATCTGGAGGGGGTGGTGTTGATGGATTCGGTCGATCTGAACGGTGTGGTGCCCGCCGCGCTGCAGAAGCTGAGCGGCGCCAATTACCGCCCGATTTACGACATTTCGTCCGAGCCGTATGTATGGAACATCGACGGTCTGGTCGGGCGGGAGCTCGAAGCGGCTCGGCCCGGGCAGTTCAACGGGGTCATGCTGGTCGGGGGCCGGCACATCGATGCGCTGCAGGGCGCGAACCCCGTGCTGCAATTCGCCGAGTACGTCGTGGCCGGCTTCTCGCGGTCACCGAATATCGAGGCCGAGAAGACGCTCGCCATCGGCTGGATCAACGACATGTTCGCCGGTACCCAGACCGGAATCTATGGCGCGCCAGGGCAGACCATCACGATCGACACCAAAGCCGGACCGGCCACCGCGGTGGCGTTGCCGTTCGCGTCCACTCGGCCCGTGCAGGCCACGCCGTGGGACGGCCTCGCGCAGCT
Proteins encoded in this region:
- a CDS encoding type 1 glutamine amidotransferase domain-containing protein — encoded protein: MLKELQGRRIAILAADGVERVELEEPRAAVEEAGGAVEVLSIKAGEIQARNHDLEPAGSIAVDRTVGEVRVDAFDALILPGGTVNPDKLRVDDTAVAFVGDFVRSGKPVAAICHGPWTLVEADVVRDRKVTSYPSVRTDLRNAGATVVDEAVCIDGNLITSRSPSDLPAFCEAITEALASSPAQT
- a CDS encoding TetR/AcrR family transcriptional regulator, with amino-acid sequence MSAPQRRPRGRPVGGGNNTEQARQVLLDAAEQFFIDGGSGTFTMEVIAAEAGYSRSAIYRQFATRKELIAALVQRTTQRHMLTMLQQVAADATPVDLLIDSLVIVATQLVHDPLLQTIADQTPDGAVAMLIANDGSLTRTVQSMVEGMLANSTTGQFRPGLHPHDLAQFLISTALSLLLDVVPGSSDPTVARNYLRTFVLPAIVDSPPPATRVFPE
- a CDS encoding alpha/beta hydrolase, with amino-acid sequence MTGWSRAVWVMLAAGCLALWLPMAPVWADDASGAAHSVGDASHPTASQPTTSPAGTASQAGAAPAGKSKPATDPHARKSADHSSRTKKAKDATKPDKGAPDKASVTRPTAPEKAVRAQAARPKPTLPAVKLPNALPAKRSQVPAVSAAQPVSATASQPSAVVKTAAAAATTTSATTTSAVTTGATTTDTPTAAVKTARPSLINVIGSFVFNVIGSAMLAFAGPPVLPRGSTVTVKVSSLAMPGTGQKVQANWYFPEHADSATRVIYFQHGFMAVAPMYSYTLAALAQGTNSIVVAPTLSSNAFDSKARWLGGSADQQAVADLFAGDRASLTESAGAAAGHEVTLPTKFILVGHSLGGALVSSAAGRMVDNGAVANLEGVVLMDSVDLNGVVPAALQKLSGANYRPIYDISSEPYVWNIDGLVGRELEAARPGQFNGVMLVGGRHIDALQGANPVLQFAEYVVAGFSRSPNIEAEKTLAIGWINDMFAGTQTGIYGAPGQTITIDTKAGPATAVALPFASTRPVQATPWDGLAQLILNTVLQFAVYEPMAQPSPARAVSAVLR